The region TGGATGGCGGAGGCAATTGGTTGCCTGTAAATAGCAGAAAGGGAACAACGATGGTTGATTTCTCATTTAGTCCGATTGCCGTGTCGGATGATAGCTACAAGATAATCGTTCGCGCTAGAGATTTGCGTGGAAATAGTGGCACCGCGCAAACAAAACTTGTAATTGATCGTTTGGCGCCCATGATTGGTCCGGCCTATGTTAGTTTTGGCCCGCAATCGTTGTTGCCGGTTAATAATGATTGGTTTGAGACAAGCGAAGGCGTGGATTTAAAAGTCGTGGTATCTGCTGTTGGTGGTCCCGAAATTGTGGATTTGATCGCAGAAAATAAAAATGATCAGCAAATATTTTCTTTAGTAAAAAATACGGAAACGGGTTTATGGTCAGGAACGCTATCATTCGCAAAAATAGGCGACTACGTAGTTAAGGTTCGTGCAAAAGACGGAGCGGGCAGGGTTCTGGAAAGAGATTTATTGAATTTTCGGGTATTGGAACAGGCTAAATTGTTGGCTTCAAACGGTGAACCCTTAATTAAAGCTAACGTTAGTATTTTTATTCGAGATGCCAGCAGTAATAGGTTTATTTTGTGGGACGCGGAGCCGTTTGGGCTCGAAAATCCCATCGTTGTTTCCGAAAAAGGAAAATTCCCCCTGGTCTTGCCGGACGGAGAATATTATTTGTTGGTGAAAGCGGGTAATTTCTATCGTGGTCAAACACCAATATTCAAGATCCGTGGGATTGGCGCGCTCCCTGCGATACTTAAAGCTTCAAGCAATAATTTTTTCAGTTCCGTATTCTCAAAAGTATGGCCGACGGCCATATCTCTCCAGTTTAATTTACCGGAGAGAAAGGCGTCGGACCAGTCTGCTTTGGTAGGGAAAGAGGTGCCATTTGTCGGCCTTTCCAGTGAAAATGGAGTAGTGTTTTCATCTGATCTAAAAGGTAAGCCGATGATTCTTACGTTTGTTGCCGACTGGGTTCCCGACACGGTGGAGCAAATGGCAAATTTATCAAATATTTCTCAAGATAAAATAGCAACTGCCGGCGTATTTATTCAGACGACACTAACAGAGGCTGTCCTCTATAAGAGCAGGGGAAATTATCAGTTAAAAACTTATGTTGATCCAAATGGCGAATCGGTGGTTCCGTTTGATATCCATGCACTGCCGACTACTTATTTTATTGATCGAAACGGAATTGTGATGGGAGTGAAGGCGGGGGTGATGACGAGGGAGGAGATACGGAAGGAGATAACCCAACTTGGTTTGTAAAAACCAAGTTGCTAATTTTCCAGCCTTCACCAAGGTTTCGGCCGGCAAGCAATTATCAATGACCAATTTTCAATTAATTATCAATTATGGCCCAACCGCAGGAATTTGATTTAGAAGAGCGAACAGTCGTTTTTGCCGAGAAGATTATTGATTTAGTAAGGTCAATCAATTGTGATGCGGTTAATAGCAGAATTATCAATCAGTTAGTAGGCTCAAGCGGTTCAATCGGAGCAAATTACTGTGAAGCAACCGAAGCGGAGAGCAAAAAAGATTTCATTCATAAAATCGGTATTGCCAAAAAAGAAACAAAAGAGACGAGACACTGGTTAAGACTTCTTGCCAGAGCCAACAAGGAAAGAAAAGAAGAAATTAGAATCCTTTGGAAAGAAGCGCAAGAACTTTTGCTGATCTTTTCCAAGATAATTAGAAGCAGTAAGGCAAAAGTAATTGATAATTAAAAAATTGACCATTAATTGATAATTGGTCATTGATAATTGAAAATTATTATAGCAATTATTTACCATAAAGTGTACTATTAAGGCAATAATTAACATAAATATTTTGAAATAAATCACCAATCCTTCCTTATGTGGTCCCAATTCTTTCTTGAAAATATCCATTTTGCCATAAATTTTTTCGCGGCATTAGTTTTCTTCGCGATTTTTTGGTTGTATTGGGATGCTTGGCGCCACACTCCATTAAGAAGAGATTTTTTTAGATTGATTGGATTTCTTTTACTCGCTGTATCTTTTGTGCTGGAGGCGAGTCAAATTGAAGCCATTTTGTTACCGGCAGGATTAAATAATTCCGGTGTAATTGCTACGTTATTGATTGGCGCGCGTATAATGGGGTATTTTTTGGTGTTGGTTGGTATGATTTTAGACCCGTTGCCAACACATCCGAATGTTCCGACAAGTGGTTTTTCGGCGGGGGTTGTTGCTTCCAGTATTCCTTTTTCGTTTCTTTATTTTCTTTTTCCGCTTGGGGCGGTTAGTGTCGCGTTTATGTATTTGCGTCGTGCCACCCTTGGTTTGGAACGTCACATGCGAACAGCAGCGATCGGTTATTTCTTGTTAAGTATTTCTCATCTTTTTGGTTTAGCGGTCTTATTTCAAAACAGTAGCAATTCAAGATTGAACTTTTTTGTTGCTCCGTTTGGATTTTTTTGGTTCATTGAAAACATTTTTGTCGCGACCGGTATATATGTCTTGGGTTGCTGGGTTTGGCAATATCTTCTTACGCGTGTAAAAACACAGTTCTTTCTGGTGTTTACGAGTGTTTCGTTAGTTGTTTTTATTGTGACGGTTACCTTGTTTACCGGCCTGCTCTTGGCAAATATGCAAACAGCAACACTAAATCAGTTGGCGTCGGACAACAAAATAATGAATTTGGCTTTGGATAGCAAGAAGGCGGAATTATCGGCATACGCAAAAACTATCGCGGAAAACAATCAATTAATAAGTGCTTTGAAAAGCAATGACAGACCCGTGTTGGCATCAATCGCGGAAAAAGGTGTAATAAATTGGAAAATTAACTCGCTACTTGTTTTGGATCCCAACGGAAAAGTGCTTGCCCGGGGAGAGAATAATCAAAATGTCGGTGATTCTTTTTCGGACAACGGACTGGTGAAGAGAGGCCTTGCGGGCCAAGGAAGAAGGTCTTTGACGGTTGTGAATGGGCCTGTCGCGCCAATGGTGTTTGTGCGTGCTGTTGAGCCTGTTTTAGATGGAAATAAGATTACCGGGGTAGTTATGGCAAGTATGTTAATTGACAATGCGTTTGTTGATGGAATCAAACAGGCGACAGGTCTGGAAACGGCAATTTATGGCGACAATGTATTGTCTGCCTCGACGATTCTTTCCACGGATGGAAAATCACGTTGGGTGGGTATCAAAGAAACCAATAAAAAAATAACGGAAAAAGTGCTAAAACAGGGAGAGTTGGTTGTTATGTCTAAACGAATGGTAAATAGTCCATATCTGGCGTCTTTTGCGCCACTTCGCGACGCAGATAACGTCGTGATCGGTATGGTTTTTGTTGGGAAACCGGAAATTTCCATTCTTGTCGCGGCGGGTCAATCATTATCCTACACGTTTATGATCACCGCGCTTCTTATTGTTTTTTCACTTTTGCCGGCATATTTATTGGCGCGACATTTTGCTTATCAACTGCGATAAGATTACAATTAAAAAAATGACACAAACATGGCGCGCATAACAATTATTGAAGATGACCCGATATTATCTAGAATGTATGAACAAGCTTTTTTATTTGAAAGGCATGATGTTGATGTGGCACACAATGGAAAAGAGGGGTTGGAAAAAATTGCGGTAAATCTTCCTACGGTAATTTTGCTGGATGTAATGATGCCGGTAATGAATGGCTTTGAAACTCTTGAAAAGTTAAAAGCAGACCCTAGAACAAAAAATATTCCGGTTATAATGTTAACTAATCTTTCGGAGCAGAAAGACGCGGAACTGGCACTCGCTTACGGCGCAGTTAAGTACATCATAAAAGGGGATTACAATCCAAAGCAGGTGGTGGAGATGGTAAAGGAGATTTTACAGGCTTATACCCGTTATGACGCGCCTAAGTCCGTGGTAAACGTATGAGAGAAAGGGTTTCGGAAGCGCAAGACCACGCGTTTTATCGCGTTGGTTCATTGGGACTGGTCGCAGTTGTGTTTGCGACAATACTTGTTGTATTTGCTTGGCTTATGCAAAAACCAATTGAGAATCAAACTGGCAGTGCTGTTGTGGAAAAAAATGGGGTAAACCGCGTAGAAGTTGGGAAATAGTTGTTTCGTGTTTCGTTTTTGCTTTAAGCGTTGGGTTTGTTGTATAATGGCAGAGTTAACAATAATAATTAATCAAAAATATCATGGCTATCAAAGAAGTATCAAGTGTGTCACTTAACCCGGAGGTTAAAATTGCAAGTAAGGCTCGCGGTTTAAAACCGTTTAATATCGTTGTAATCATCATTGTGATAGTGCTGGTGGCTCTATTCGCTTGGTCGGAAAAGAGTCGCAGAGAGCAAGCGCGTCAATTAAAGCAAACATCTCAAAAACTTAATGAATTAACGAGTTCAAATCAAAAACGCATGGAAGAAGTGGAGAAGGATATTCTCGCTAAAGTGCGTGTGCACGTCGAAATTCCAGATGACCCAAAGCCGGTTATTTTGACGGTGTTGGACGCGGAGAAACTGAAGAAAGATAACCCATTTTACGAAAAAGCGGAAAATGGCGATCATCTGATCGTAACATCCAAATGGGCGGTATTGTACAGCCCAAAGCGTGATAAGATTTTTGGCGCGTCATCGGTAACACCGGAACAAGCCGCGCAAACGCAAAGTCAAGCGAACGGCAATGGTGCTCCGGCTAGTGGTAGTCCGGTAGTCTCTCCAAGTGCGACACCTAAGGCGACGCCGTAATATAAATTAGTATTTGACAAGATTTCGGCTCTGTTTTAACATAGCACCAAGGCTTTTTTACAGATTTACACGACTTTGGGAACGCTATTTGGTAGCTAAACGCTAATTTTTTGGTTCCTACACGTATGATAAATACGCGTAGGTGCTACGTATCCCGCAAAAGCTAATATTCGTTAATTATTTGTAACAATTTACCGTGAGTCCAAAAGACGCGTTGTTAATGACCGGAGTGGTCAAAGAGAATCTGCCGAACACAATGTTTCGTGTCGAGCTCGAAGGAGGGCATGTGGTACTGGCGCATATTTCAGGAAAGATGCGCGTTCACTACATCAGAGTGCTTCCCGGTGATCGTGTGGTTGTAGAGATGAGTCCGTATGACTTGGATCGCGGGAGAATCGTTCAGCGCCTGAAAGATTAATAAAATCAGTAAATATCCTATAAATTCCTCTAAATTACCAAATGACCCAGTAATACAACTTCCAATTTCTTATCAAATGAATTACACATTGAGCAAATCTATGAATAAGCAAAAAGTTTCAACCCTAACAAATTCTAGTTTTGAACGAATCGCATTCGTTCAAATTGGAAGTTGATATACTGGGATGAAAGTTCAAGCATCCGTAAAACCTCGTTGTGGCCAATGCAAAACAGTACGTCGTCGTGGACGCGTATTTGTTACTTGCAAGGCAAACCCTAAACATAAGCAAAGACAAGGATAACGACAGTATGTTATACATCTACGATTTTATGAAAGTATTTATGACAAAAACAACTTTAAACGGTTTTAGGAAGCTTGCTAATTTTCAATTATCAATTTTCAATTTTGCAAATAATTTTCAAAATTGGAAATTTTCAAAACGAAATGAAGTTGTCGTGATGTTTGATAATTTAAGAATTGATAATTCATTGAAAATTGGTAATTGGAAATTGAAAATTTTGGGCGTACTGAATAAGGGAATGTCTGGAAGAGAAACATTTATTTCTGGATACAGTTTAATTTAAGGAGTTACCCCTATGGCATTACGTATTGCAGGCATCGTCGTTCCAGATAACAAGCGCATTGAAATCGCGCTCACCTATATTTATGGTATTGGTCGTCAGTCTAGTCGTGAAATTTTGGAAAAAATCGGCGTGGCGGGAGAAGTCCACACAAAAGACTTGAAAGAATCGGAATCTGCCAAGATTCGTGAGGAAATTGAAAGCAAATATCGTGTTGAGGGCGATCTTCGTCGTGATGTTAGTACCCACATTCGTCGTTTAAAAGACATCGGTTGCTATCGCGGTATTCGTCATATTAAGCGCTTACCGGTGAGAGGACAACGCACAAAGACCAATAGTCGAACAGTGCGTGGCAATGTAAGAAAGACAGCCGGTTCCGGTCGTCGTGCCGCGGCAGAGAAGACCTAACCATTTTTAACAGAATCCCAGTAATACAACTTCCAATTTTTTACCAAATGAATTACACATTGAGCAAATCTATGAATAAGCAAAAAGTTTCAACCTTAACAAATTCCGTTTTTGAACAAACAAAGTTTGTTCAAATTGGAAGTTGATATACTGGGTATGGCAGAAAAAAAGGAAACAACTGAAAAGAAAGTCGAAAAGAAGGTCACGAAGTCGCGTAAGCGTCAACGGACACGCGTTTTGAGTGGCCGTGTCTATATTCAGTCCACTTACAACAACACCATTATTTCCGCCACTGACGCAAAGGGTAACGTTTTGGCTTGGAGTTCTGCCGGTCGTATCGGTTATTCCGGCGCGAAAAAAGCGACGCCTTATGCCGCGCAGGAAATTACGCGTGATTTGATGCAACGGTTGGAACCTTATGGAATGAAAGAAGCGATTGTTTTCGTAAAAGGAATCGGTAGTGCCCGAGAATCCGCGATTCGCGCGTTGGGTGTTCACGGTTTGGTTGTTACGTCAATTAAAGATATTACGCCTATTCCACATAACGGCACGCGTCCACCGCGTCCGCGGAGAGTGTAAAGATACCCATATGTCTGCATTTGATTCAGTCTGCGCACGTTGCCGAAGAGCCAGTGAAAAGCTTTTCTTAAAGGGTGATAAATGTATATCGCCAAAGTGTCCGATGGTGCGTCGTCCATACGCGCCGGGTGTTCACGGTGTTGCCGCTCGTCCCGGTGCCGCCGGTGGTAAAAGTGGCGGGGGAAAAGGTGGTAGTCGCGGTGGTTCGGAATTCGGAAAGCAATTACGCGAAAAGCAAGCATTGCGTGCCACGTATGGAATTCGTGAACGTCAATTGAAGAAATATTACGCTTTGGCTGTTGGTAAAAAAGGTGTTACCGGTGAAATGCTTATTCAATACTTGGAATCTCGCTTAGATAATGTCGTCTTTCGTATGGGTTTTGGTACGTCTCGCGCGCATGCTCGTCAGTTGGTTGGTCACGGCATGTTTAGTGTTAATGGTCGCGCCACAAACATTCCATCTTTCCAAGTTTCCAAAGATGATGTCGTGAAGATTAAGGAAACCAAGAAAGCGAAACCGGTATTTACGGATTTGGCCGATCGCTTGGCAAATAAGACCTTGCCAAACTGGCTCGAACGCGAAGACACCTACACAGCTAAAGTTACAGCTACTCCTGGCCTAGAACCGCACGAAATGCCGGTGGATGTGCAGATGATAGTAGAATTTTACTCCCGGTAATACAACTGCCAATTTTATGAAAATAATTTACTCTATTTTAAGGCAAATAATTAGTTCGATGCTATGTTTATTTATAGCAAAACCGGTTTTTGCAAGCGTTTCAAAAACGTTTGCATTGGCAGTTGATATACCGGGTACTCACGGTAATCTTATTAATTAACTAATACTATGGAAAAAATACCAGTTCCAAATTCCGTCTCCCTGCTCGCCGAAGAGGGAAACGAAGCGACGTTCGAAATTAGTCCTTATTTTCCAGGATACGGACCAACCTTGGGCAACGCTCTTCGTCGCGTGCTTTTGTCGTCACTTCCGGGAGCAGCTGTTACAGCTGTTCGTATCGAAGGTGTTGATCACGAATTTTCAACTGTAACAGGAGTAAAAGAAGACGTTGTCTCTATTTTGCTCAACCTTAAGCAGTTGCGTCTTAAGGTGCACAGCGAAAATCCGGTAGAACTGACCATGAAAGTAAAAGGTGAAAAGATTGTTAAGGCGAAAGATTTTGAAAAGAACGCGGAAGTGGAAATTATTAACAAAGATATGGTCATTGCTCATCTTACCGACCCTAAGGCTGAATTAATCTTACGCGTTACCGCTAAAAACGGTCGTGGTTATGTCCCGGTTGAAACACGCGAAGAAGAAGGGCGTGATTTGGGTGAAATTGCCGTCGACGCCATCTATACTCCGGTCGAACGCGTCAGCTTCAATGTTGAAAACGTGCGTGTCGGCAAAGAAACAGAATTTCACAAATTAATAATGACTATTCGCACGGACGGTACAATCAGCCCACGCGAAGCATTGAGTCAAGCCGCTTCAATTTTGGAAGATCATTTCAAGGAATTGGTTTCCGATTTGAAAGAACGTCTTACGGTTGTTCGCGCCGTTGCGCCGATTGTGGAAGAAGCTTTGACGCCAATTCCGGTTGCCACCGAAGCTGTTAAGGAATTGTCGGACGAAGACAAAGACATGGAAGCCAAGTCGCTCCCAATTCAACGTTTCGCCGTCAGCACCCGCATTCAAAACATCTTGGAAAAAGAAGGCGTAAGAACCGTCGCCGGATTGGTCCAAAAGAACCGCACGCAATTGCTTGATTTTGAAGGTATGGGTGAAAAAGCGGTACAGGAAATTGAAGAAACCCTCAAAGATTTGAATTTAGTTCTAAAGGAGGAGAAAAGCGAAGAATAATGCGCCACCGAAGTAAAAAAATCACTCTTTCCCGTACGCCCGCTGAACGTAAAGCGCTTCAGCGTAAAATGGCTATTTCCTTGTTCAAGGCGGGCCATATTCAAACAACCGCTACTCGCGCCACTTTTGTTCGACGTTTTGTTGAACCGCTTATTACGAAAGGTAAACCGGCGGATTTATCCGCTCGTCGCTACATTATCGCGGCATTGGGTAATGTGGATGCGGCCGAGCTGGTGCTTGCGAAAGCAAAAGAGTATGTTAAACGTCCGGGTGGCTATACGCGTGTTACCAAGCTGGCCAAGCGTCGAGCTGGAGACGCGGCGCCACTCGTTCAATTAGAGTTTGTCTAACCCAGTAATACAACCGCCAACTTGCAAAAATCCATTATTTGACCTATATTTCCTTGACTAATTATATGAAATCTTTAACCTTTATCTCCGTAATTTGTAAGCGTTTCAACGCTTACATTGGCGGTTGATATACTGGGTATGCCCAGTAATACAACTTCCAATTTTAATGAAATGATTATTATATCTTGTATGAAAAAAATGATTAAGCAAAAAATTTCAATCTTAACAAATTCCGTTTTTGAACAAACAAAGTTTGTTCAAATTGGAAGTTGATATACTGGGTAAAATTCAATCAAATGACTAAAGAACTTAAAGAAGCAAAGAAAAAGGAAGAATACACTGACCGTAAATGGCGTCTTTATGATGCCGACGGGAAGATTTTGGGTCGTCTCGCGACGGAAATTGCCGATCATTTGCGCGGTAAATATCAACCAACTTATGTCCCGTACAAAGATACCGGTGACGTGGTGGTTGTAATCAATACCGATAAAATCAAAGTTACCGGCAATAAGGAAACCAAGAAGATTTATCGCTGGCACAGTTGGTATCCGGGTGGACTGACGGAAAAGAAATTTCATGAAGTTATGGAAAAAGATTCTCGCGTCCCGCTCGAAGAAGCGGTTTACGGCATGATTCCGCATAATCGTTTGCGTCGAAAAATGATGGCCAGACTAAAGCTTTATCCGGGTACGGAACACAAGCACGGTGCCGCCCCCTTTGAACCATCATCCAACTAACATGCCTATCGCATTATCTGACGTCGCTCGTCGCTATATTGAAGGAATCGGTCGTCGTAAAACCGCGATTGCTCGCGTGCGTATTACGCATAATGGTTCAGGAGTGTTTCTAGTAAACAATTTGCCGTGGGATAAGTATTTCCCGACCATCGATATGCAAAAAGCGGCGCGTGATCCGTTTGATATCACCGGAAACTGGGGTCAGTTTGATGTTTCTGTTAAGGTAAACGGTGGCGGTCCGCATTCTCAAGCCGGAGCGGTGAAATTGGGAGTTGCGCGTGCTTTGGTAAAACACGACGAAACCTATCGCAAAATTTTGCGCGATACGGGGATGATGACCCGCGATCCGCGTCACAAGGAACGTAAAAAGCCGGGTCTCAAGCGTGCCCGTAAAGCGCCACAGTGGCAGAAGCGGTAAATCAGGAAGTAAGGGTCGGACTTTGCGAAAAGGTCCGACCCTCATTGGTAATAATAGCTAGTTTAAGCCAAAAATAGTATTTTTAATAATATACTATTGACAATTTCTGAAATTAGGAGTACTATTACTTTTCTGCTTACAAAACGAACTCAGCCAAGAGCTGGGGTTTCCCAGTAATACAACTTCCATTTTCAAGGTGATATTTAATTGTTTGGAAGGGGTTTGGAAGCAGGAATAGCCAGTAATCCTAGTAAATTCAAAAAGAGCGAATGCGTTCGCTCAAAATGGAAGTTGATATACTGGGTTTCCGCCACTCACAGACGTAAAACAGATGTAATAATGATTTAGCTGATTATATACGAAGTGAGTGGTGGGAAGGTTCTGGTGTTAGTCGCACATTCCGCCGACGCCTTGTCCGGCAAACGGCCAGTGCGAAATACCTCGGCATAATTTAGCCGAGTCGTGAGAGGAAGGCGAACGTTTTTGGCGGAGTGGCCATTTCACGCCGAATCCCCAAAAAGACGTCTCACGAGCCAGAACCAACTTATACAAAAGCGGGTCAGTGTGTTTCACACAGACCCGCTCTTTCTTTGGCTTAAATCAGGCCGGTTTGGCGTCGCAGAGTTCGACTTTGTGAAAGGTCGAACCCGAGCGCACAAGGTCGGACTTTGCGAAAAGGTCCGACCTTGATTGGCGGTGAAACGGACGCGACCAATGCGGGTCGGACCGCTACAGCAGTCCGACCCGAGTACGACCCTGTTTAATTTTAATATTTGCGCAAAACTGCCTTTACGATTCCCTGTATAACCGGATTTTTCGCATAGATCGGCTTCATGGTTTTGTTGGCGGGTTGCAGGCGAATGCGAGTGGGTTCACGGTAATAACGTTTTAACGTGGCATATTCATTTTCCAACAACGCAACAACCGTGTCGCCGTTTTTGGGGTAGAAGTTTCTTTCTGCCACGACGTAGTCGCCATCATGGATGCCGTCTTCGATCATTGAGTCGCCTTTAACCTGTAGAACAAAACAATTGAGATTGGGAAGTAATTCCAGCGGTACGGCGATGCGTTCGTTTTGTTGAATGGCTTCAATGGGCTTGCCGGCGGCAATCATGCCGATTAACGGCAATTCAACGGCTTTAGTGAACCAGCCCATTTTTTGCGTGAGTTCAAAACTGCGTGCTTCACCCTCGTCGGTTTGAATATAGCCTTTTTTGGTTAGAATTTGGCAATGCTCGAAAACCGTGGCGGGGGAGGAAAGGCCTAGTCCCTGGGCGATTTCGCGATAAGACGGGGCGTAGGAATGGGTGGCTAAAAACTCCTTAATGAAATTAAGTACTTCTGACTGCTTTTTTGATAGATGCTTATTGGACATTGGTTTGGTCATGTGGATAAGTATAAGACGAACGGAAAACGAATGCAAATTTTTAAAGGGGACAGGTATCAGGTCGCCCAGCAAGGCGAGCCTCGCCCAGATGGGCGGGGTACAGGTCGACAGGACTTTGAGGATACTCCTTAAATTAAACTACTATAAAAAAGGCGCCCTTGGGGTGCCTGAAATGTGCTATTGCCGTTTTTTTGACTTCTTATTGTTTCCCGCCGCCCAGGCTTCAATGAAATGTGCGAGGTCTCCGGCGGCCTTGCGCAGTTCGACAAGCCTTTCCTGTGATTTTGGCATGTTCTTGTCTTTTGGTAAGAGTGTGTAGCATGGGTCGTGTTGACTTTCGTCTGGAATGAATTGCCAGTGGATGCTTTTTTCTCGATTCCAAACGTAAATCAGTCTTTTCACCCACTTCACGTTCCCACCAATTATGTCTTCTGGGGTAACCCTGAAAATGATCCATGGAAACGGTTCCGATGCTATGTGCCCCCAAAAATAACTCACGTAGACGATCGGAAAGTATTTCTTAACTTCCTCAACAAGACTATCAAAGGGATCACACTTCTTCGTACCTTCTTGACTCAAGTGCTCTGTGCTCACGAAAAGCTCCTTTTTGTTTCGATTGTTAAAAAATAGAACACGCAACTTCTCCTTTGTGGAGAAAGAATATAGTATGACTGAGATGATAAATTGTCAAACCCACCCCCGCCCTCCCTTGAAAAAGGGAGGGAATGACGCGTCGATTCCTCCCCTTATTCAAGGGTTGCACACGCATCGGCGGTGTTGTCCTGATGGTCTAAAGGTGTGGAGGGGTTTTGTTAATAATTCTCGCCATGCGTATCGGCGTTGATATTCGTTGTTTAATGGATGGTGGCAGGACGGGTGTGGAAGAATACACGTTGAGCCTTTTAAATTCCATGTTAAAACAAAACCAGACCGACACCTTTGTTTTGTTTGCCAATTCCCGTAAACCGATGTTGCTACCAAAAATCGAAGCACCGAATGTCGAGTGGCGCACTTTTTCGTATCCAAACAAGATATTTAACACAGCATTGAAAATTTTTCGTTGGCCGAAAATCGATCAATTAATTGGTGGGGTTGATGTTTTGTTTGTGCCCAGTGTACGGCTTGCGCCTTGTTCGGTAAAATGCCCGATCGTCGTTACTTTTCACGATCTCTCTTTTGTGCGTCATCCGGAATATTTTTCATGGAAGCGACGTGTTTGGCATTGGTTTATGGAACCAAAATCTCTGGCGAAAAACGCAAAAAAAATTATCGCTGTTTCCAAAACTACCGCTAATGATTTGGAAGAACTTTATAAAATTCCAAACGAAAAAATTGCTGTCGTTCATTCTGGCGTGCATCGAAATTTTCGTCCTGTTGATTTCCATTCCGAAGAAACAAAAAAGGTGAAGGAGAGATATTCGTTGCCTGAAAAGTTTATTCTTTTTCTTGGTACCATTGAACCGCGGAAAAACATTGACGGCCTGATATCCGCATATGAAGAAATTAGGCGAAAAGGCGTTGAACAAAAATTGGTAATCGCCGGTGTGCGGGGTTGGGTAAAGAAAGATTTTTTTCAGCGCATCAAAACCAGTGAATTTGCGAAAGATATTATTTTGACCGGTTTTGTGAAAGATGAAGATAAGCCCGCGCTGTATAGTATCGCGAGTCTTTTTGTTTACCCAAGTTTTTATGAAGGTTTTGGATTTCCCCCACTCGAAGCCTTGTTGTGTGGAACGCCGGTAATCACTTCTTACAATTCGGCGATTCCGGAAATTGCCGGGCAATGGGCGACGCTGGTAAATCCTTATGACCCGAATGAACTGGCAGTAGTGATTTTGGAAGAGTTGAAAAAAGAAAAGAAGGTTTTGCCAACAGTAAGCACAGAGGTCTTAGAAAAATACAATTGGGAACGGGCGGGAAGGGAGACACTTGAGGTTTTAAAAGAAGCTATACATGAAAATTCAAAATAAATATTCTTATTTAAGTTTTTAAATCTCAATGTCCAAACCCCAAATCCCAACAAAACTCTAAATCTAAAATGGCCAAAAACACGTGTTTTTTTGGATTTAGGTAATTAGGATTTTGTTGGACATTGGTCATTGGGGTTTGGGATTTATTATGTTGATTCTAAAAATACCAATAATGGTATATTAAGCTTAT is a window of bacterium DNA encoding:
- the rpmJ gene encoding 50S ribosomal protein L36 — protein: MKVQASVKPRCGQCKTVRRRGRVFVTCKANPKHKQRQG
- a CDS encoding response regulator, whose protein sequence is MARITIIEDDPILSRMYEQAFLFERHDVDVAHNGKEGLEKIAVNLPTVILLDVMMPVMNGFETLEKLKADPRTKNIPVIMLTNLSEQKDAELALAYGAVKYIIKGDYNPKQVVEMVKEILQAYTRYDAPKSVVNV
- the rpsD gene encoding 30S ribosomal protein S4, whose translation is MSAFDSVCARCRRASEKLFLKGDKCISPKCPMVRRPYAPGVHGVAARPGAAGGKSGGGKGGSRGGSEFGKQLREKQALRATYGIRERQLKKYYALAVGKKGVTGEMLIQYLESRLDNVVFRMGFGTSRAHARQLVGHGMFSVNGRATNIPSFQVSKDDVVKIKETKKAKPVFTDLADRLANKTLPNWLEREDTYTAKVTATPGLEPHEMPVDVQMIVEFYSR
- the rplQ gene encoding 50S ribosomal protein L17 codes for the protein MRHRSKKITLSRTPAERKALQRKMAISLFKAGHIQTTATRATFVRRFVEPLITKGKPADLSARRYIIAALGNVDAAELVLAKAKEYVKRPGGYTRVTKLAKRRAGDAAPLVQLEFV
- the rpsM gene encoding 30S ribosomal protein S13, with the protein product MALRIAGIVVPDNKRIEIALTYIYGIGRQSSREILEKIGVAGEVHTKDLKESESAKIREEIESKYRVEGDLRRDVSTHIRRLKDIGCYRGIRHIKRLPVRGQRTKTNSRTVRGNVRKTAGSGRRAAAEKT
- the rpsK gene encoding 30S ribosomal protein S11, with protein sequence MAEKKETTEKKVEKKVTKSRKRQRTRVLSGRVYIQSTYNNTIISATDAKGNVLAWSSAGRIGYSGAKKATPYAAQEITRDLMQRLEPYGMKEAIVFVKGIGSARESAIRALGVHGLVVTSIKDITPIPHNGTRPPRPRRV
- the infA gene encoding translation initiation factor IF-1; this encodes MSPKDALLMTGVVKENLPNTMFRVELEGGHVVLAHISGKMRVHYIRVLPGDRVVVEMSPYDLDRGRIVQRLKD
- a CDS encoding DNA-directed RNA polymerase subunit alpha gives rise to the protein MEKIPVPNSVSLLAEEGNEATFEISPYFPGYGPTLGNALRRVLLSSLPGAAVTAVRIEGVDHEFSTVTGVKEDVVSILLNLKQLRLKVHSENPVELTMKVKGEKIVKAKDFEKNAEVEIINKDMVIAHLTDPKAELILRVTAKNGRGYVPVETREEEGRDLGEIAVDAIYTPVERVSFNVENVRVGKETEFHKLIMTIRTDGTISPREALSQAASILEDHFKELVSDLKERLTVVRAVAPIVEEALTPIPVATEAVKELSDEDKDMEAKSLPIQRFAVSTRIQNILEKEGVRTVAGLVQKNRTQLLDFEGMGEKAVQEIEETLKDLNLVLKEEKSEE
- a CDS encoding cache domain-containing protein produces the protein MWSQFFLENIHFAINFFAALVFFAIFWLYWDAWRHTPLRRDFFRLIGFLLLAVSFVLEASQIEAILLPAGLNNSGVIATLLIGARIMGYFLVLVGMILDPLPTHPNVPTSGFSAGVVASSIPFSFLYFLFPLGAVSVAFMYLRRATLGLERHMRTAAIGYFLLSISHLFGLAVLFQNSSNSRLNFFVAPFGFFWFIENIFVATGIYVLGCWVWQYLLTRVKTQFFLVFTSVSLVVFIVTVTLFTGLLLANMQTATLNQLASDNKIMNLALDSKKAELSAYAKTIAENNQLISALKSNDRPVLASIAEKGVINWKINSLLVLDPNGKVLARGENNQNVGDSFSDNGLVKRGLAGQGRRSLTVVNGPVAPMVFVRAVEPVLDGNKITGVVMASMLIDNAFVDGIKQATGLETAIYGDNVLSASTILSTDGKSRWVGIKETNKKITEKVLKQGELVVMSKRMVNSPYLASFAPLRDADNVVIGMVFVGKPEISILVAAGQSLSYTFMITALLIVFSLLPAYLLARHFAYQLR
- a CDS encoding four helix bundle protein codes for the protein MAQPQEFDLEERTVVFAEKIIDLVRSINCDAVNSRIINQLVGSSGSIGANYCEATEAESKKDFIHKIGIAKKETKETRHWLRLLARANKERKEEIRILWKEAQELLLIFSKIIRSSKAKVIDN